The Trichocoleus sp. FACHB-46 genome has a segment encoding these proteins:
- the purH gene encoding bifunctional phosphoribosylaminoimidazolecarboxamide formyltransferase/IMP cyclohydrolase: MARLALLSTSDKTGLIDLARSLVEEFEFDLISSGGTAQALKDAGLPVTKVSDYTGFPEILGGRVKTLQPRIHGGILARRDVPQDLADLEAHQIRPIDLVVVNLYPFEQTIVKPGVTLAEAIEQIDIGGPAMLRASAKNHAHLTVLCDPTQYNTYLQELRQNNGAASLEFRRACALQTFQHTAAYDQAIATYLGQVSSVQGESTELPKQFSLSGQQLQPLRYGENPHQPAAWYQSGATATGWAAATKLQGKELSYNNLVDLEAARRIIAEFSDPQSPAAATIIKHNNPCGTALGNSLVEAYQKAFNADSTSAFGGIVALNRLIDAATATELTKTFLECVVAPGCDAEAQEILGAKSKVRVLTLPDLRSGAKDNVKAIAGGFLVQASDDAVEDPAQWQVVTERKPTDEQLEELLFAWKVCKHVKSNAIVVTRDRTTLGVGAGQMNRVGSVKIALEQAGEKVQGATLASDGFFPFDDSVRTAAAAGIVAIAQPGGSMRDQDSIQAANELGLIMVLTGVRHFLH; this comes from the coding sequence ATGGCGCGTCTAGCACTGCTGAGTACATCGGATAAAACAGGTCTCATTGACCTCGCTCGCAGCTTAGTCGAAGAATTTGAGTTTGACCTGATCAGCAGTGGTGGCACCGCCCAAGCACTAAAAGACGCTGGGCTACCTGTAACTAAAGTGTCTGATTATACGGGGTTTCCCGAAATTTTGGGAGGTCGCGTCAAGACCTTGCAGCCTCGGATTCATGGCGGCATTTTGGCCCGGCGAGATGTGCCCCAAGATTTAGCGGATTTGGAAGCGCACCAGATTCGCCCCATCGATCTAGTTGTGGTGAATCTCTACCCCTTCGAGCAAACGATTGTTAAACCAGGCGTAACTTTAGCCGAAGCGATTGAGCAGATCGATATTGGTGGGCCAGCGATGTTGCGAGCCTCGGCAAAAAACCACGCTCACCTGACCGTACTGTGCGATCCCACTCAATACAATACTTATTTGCAAGAGTTACGGCAAAACAACGGCGCAGCGTCTCTAGAATTCCGTCGGGCTTGCGCCTTACAGACTTTCCAACATACGGCTGCCTATGACCAAGCGATCGCCACTTATCTAGGTCAAGTCAGTTCCGTTCAAGGTGAGTCAACCGAGTTGCCCAAGCAATTCTCTCTCTCTGGTCAGCAATTGCAACCGCTACGTTATGGCGAGAACCCGCACCAACCTGCGGCTTGGTACCAAAGTGGAGCCACAGCAACTGGATGGGCCGCAGCGACTAAGCTCCAAGGCAAAGAGCTGAGCTACAACAACTTGGTGGACCTCGAAGCGGCACGGCGGATTATTGCTGAATTTAGTGATCCCCAAAGTCCTGCTGCCGCCACCATCATTAAACACAACAATCCTTGTGGTACTGCCTTAGGCAATAGCCTAGTGGAAGCGTACCAGAAAGCCTTCAATGCCGATTCCACTTCGGCGTTTGGTGGCATCGTGGCTCTCAACCGCCTAATTGATGCGGCAACGGCGACTGAACTCACCAAAACCTTCTTGGAATGTGTGGTTGCTCCAGGTTGCGATGCTGAAGCTCAAGAAATTCTGGGAGCTAAATCGAAAGTTCGGGTTTTGACCTTGCCTGACCTGCGGAGCGGTGCCAAAGATAATGTCAAAGCGATCGCCGGAGGCTTCCTGGTGCAAGCATCCGATGATGCGGTTGAAGATCCTGCCCAATGGCAAGTGGTGACAGAACGCAAACCCACCGATGAGCAGCTAGAAGAATTGCTGTTTGCCTGGAAGGTCTGTAAGCATGTCAAGTCCAATGCAATTGTGGTGACACGCGATCGCACCACATTAGGAGTGGGGGCAGGCCAAATGAACCGCGTTGGTTCCGTCAAAATCGCCTTAGAGCAAGCAGGCGAAAAAGTGCAAGGAGCTACCCTAGCCAGTGACGGTTTCTTCCCCTTCGATGACTCGGTGCGAACCGCTGCGGCGGCTGGCATTGTGGCGATCGCTCAACCGGGTGGCAGCATGCGCGACCAAGACTCAATTCAAGCAGCCAACGAGCTAGGTCTCATCATGGTACTGACAGGCGTGCGCCACTTCCTCCATTAA
- a CDS encoding ankyrin repeat domain-containing protein, translating into MTAANNLAFLQAVRRGDVGQVQALLASGASPDAEDKDGTTALMFAAQSGYTEIVRLLLEAGAEVDAVRVTFGITALMLAAANNRVDSVQILLAHGAAVNARNDDGSTALMAAALKGHIHTVQLLLQAGAKPDVQDKDEDTALNLAVAQGHTAVVRALLEVGANPNQTSYGETALTLAASENRVEVVRVLVEHGAAIDGQTPDGRTALMQAAELGFGGAVQALLAKGANVNVPDGEGETALTLAADQGHLPVVQTLLAQGADANAKNREGATALMAVAASGEIAIATALLNADADINAKDQESETALNLAVVEGHTAMVELLLSRGADCQTRNRLGDTPLMVAAIHGYCEIAIALLRHGADAATRNFGETALSIATMRGRTPVVQALLAYGADANTQGDDGKTPLMKACDRDYIDIMQELLQQRADVNLQDQAGATALMWAAHRGRVEAVQMLLKAGADVNLKNRGGYTALMLAEFNGFDQVARLLKQAGAE; encoded by the coding sequence ATGACCGCTGCTAACAATCTTGCATTTCTTCAGGCGGTTAGACGGGGTGATGTGGGTCAAGTACAGGCTTTACTGGCATCTGGTGCGAGTCCTGATGCTGAAGATAAAGATGGCACCACGGCTTTAATGTTTGCAGCTCAGAGCGGCTACACCGAAATTGTGCGGTTGCTCTTGGAGGCGGGAGCCGAGGTTGATGCTGTCAGAGTGACGTTTGGCATCACGGCCCTCATGCTAGCAGCAGCCAATAACCGAGTTGATAGCGTGCAAATTTTGTTGGCCCACGGGGCAGCGGTGAATGCTCGCAATGATGACGGTAGTACAGCGCTAATGGCAGCAGCGCTGAAAGGCCATATCCATACGGTGCAACTTTTGCTACAAGCGGGTGCAAAGCCAGATGTGCAGGACAAAGATGAGGACACGGCGCTTAATTTAGCTGTGGCTCAAGGGCATACAGCAGTTGTCCGCGCTTTGCTAGAAGTGGGGGCCAATCCCAACCAAACCAGTTATGGTGAAACTGCCCTGACTTTAGCGGCCAGCGAGAATCGGGTAGAAGTTGTCAGAGTGTTGGTTGAGCACGGAGCAGCGATAGACGGTCAAACCCCAGACGGTAGAACTGCTTTGATGCAAGCGGCAGAGCTAGGCTTTGGGGGTGCGGTGCAAGCGCTGTTAGCCAAAGGTGCTAATGTCAATGTTCCAGATGGGGAGGGAGAAACAGCCCTAACTTTGGCAGCGGACCAAGGGCATTTGCCAGTAGTGCAAACTTTGCTGGCGCAAGGTGCAGATGCGAATGCCAAGAACCGAGAAGGTGCTACCGCTTTAATGGCTGTGGCTGCTAGTGGAGAAATAGCGATCGCCACTGCTTTACTCAACGCAGACGCAGATATTAATGCCAAAGATCAAGAGTCCGAAACGGCATTGAATTTAGCCGTGGTTGAGGGTCACACCGCAATGGTGGAGTTGCTGCTGAGTCGCGGCGCAGATTGTCAAACCCGCAACCGTTTAGGCGATACACCCCTAATGGTGGCAGCGATTCACGGCTACTGTGAGATTGCGATCGCGCTGCTGCGTCATGGCGCAGATGCAGCGACGAGAAACTTTGGTGAGACTGCTCTTAGTATTGCCACGATGCGAGGTCGTACGCCAGTGGTACAAGCCTTGCTAGCTTACGGGGCCGATGCTAATACCCAAGGCGATGACGGCAAAACGCCTTTAATGAAAGCTTGCGATCGCGATTACATCGATATTATGCAGGAGTTGCTGCAACAGAGAGCGGATGTCAATCTGCAAGACCAGGCGGGAGCTACAGCGCTAATGTGGGCAGCGCACCGAGGGCGAGTTGAGGCAGTTCAGATGCTACTTAAGGCGGGAGCTGATGTCAACTTGAAGAATCGAGGTGGCTATACGGCGTTAATGCTGGCTGAATTTAATGGGTTTGATCAGGTAGCGCGATTGCTGAAACAAGCGGGAGCAGAGTGA
- a CDS encoding glycoside hydrolase family protein — MNESNTIRRSPRRTRRPALASTRQSRRQNRRTKALQRFIGSCLALVGLLLALSHWPTRSPLPEQSQITSELPPLVMPGGDPYVRALMRTISASESNDASPYTVLYGGQHISDFTGHPDLCIKIVNGPNKGNCTTAAGRYQFLTTTWAEKARLYHPNSTRFLFWETYSFEPQYQDEVVYAWLRDPQAWGVDIPTLLRAGEINPVLELLSGTWTSLGYGIEDNQMTGALPEIYQKVLQEELEAERASRHTEARPIMHWSDWNLLSQQLGQEAIQGSF; from the coding sequence TTGAACGAAAGTAATACTATTCGGCGATCGCCACGTCGTACTCGTCGTCCCGCTCTAGCCTCTACTCGGCAAAGCAGACGCCAAAACCGTAGAACTAAAGCCTTACAAAGGTTTATTGGTAGCTGCCTTGCGCTGGTGGGTCTCTTACTAGCTCTCTCGCATTGGCCCACGCGATCGCCTTTGCCAGAGCAGTCTCAAATTACTAGCGAGCTACCACCTTTAGTCATGCCAGGAGGCGATCCCTACGTTCGGGCCTTGATGCGAACTATTTCGGCCAGCGAGTCGAACGATGCCTCTCCTTATACGGTGCTCTATGGCGGGCAACACATTTCCGACTTCACAGGGCATCCCGATCTCTGTATTAAGATCGTCAACGGACCGAACAAAGGCAACTGCACAACGGCAGCAGGTCGCTATCAATTTCTTACGACCACCTGGGCAGAAAAAGCGCGTTTATATCACCCCAATTCCACGCGCTTCCTGTTTTGGGAAACCTATAGCTTTGAGCCTCAGTATCAAGACGAGGTAGTTTATGCTTGGCTCCGAGATCCCCAAGCTTGGGGCGTCGATATTCCAACCTTATTAAGGGCGGGTGAGATCAACCCAGTTTTAGAATTGTTATCAGGTACTTGGACGAGCTTGGGCTATGGCATCGAGGATAATCAAATGACAGGGGCGCTCCCAGAGATCTACCAAAAGGTACTTCAAGAAGAACTTGAAGCCGAGAGAGCTTCCCGCCATACGGAAGCCCGACCGATTATGCATTGGTCTGATTGGAACCTATTAAGCCAACAGCTAGGGCAAGAAGCGATCCAAGGCAGCTTTTAG
- a CDS encoding DUF4079 domain-containing protein encodes MSFEIPESTKFWLNFLHPVMMWVLLAIAFYATYLGFQWQRTRTAEGDEKKELLKGRFNIRHHQFGSLLLAVMVIGTLSGMAVTYINNGKLFVGPHLLAGLGMTGMIAVSAALTPFMQKGKDWARYTHIAINFVLLGLFSWQAVTGMQIVQRILNPT; translated from the coding sequence ATGAGCTTCGAGATCCCCGAATCGACAAAATTCTGGCTCAACTTTCTACATCCTGTAATGATGTGGGTTTTGTTAGCGATCGCCTTTTACGCAACCTATCTAGGCTTCCAATGGCAACGGACTCGTACAGCCGAAGGGGACGAGAAAAAAGAACTACTCAAAGGTCGGTTCAACATTCGCCACCATCAATTTGGTTCGCTGTTGTTGGCTGTCATGGTAATCGGAACGCTAAGTGGTATGGCTGTCACCTACATTAATAACGGCAAACTATTCGTCGGACCTCACCTTTTAGCAGGGCTAGGTATGACTGGAATGATTGCAGTTTCTGCGGCGCTCACCCCTTTTATGCAGAAGGGCAAGGACTGGGCTCGCTACACCCACATTGCCATCAACTTCGTACTCTTAGGACTTTTTAGCTGGCAAGCCGTTACGGGAATGCAAATTGTTCAGCGCATCTTAAATCCTACCTAG
- a CDS encoding metal-sensitive transcriptional regulator: MTKSEPHPNEMLSSPRTNHLTFEDVAHGDHSHAVDGVADHPHVHSEESLRRIVNRLSRIEGHVRGIKVMVQESRPCPDVLVQLAAVRGAVDRVARMILDEHLTQCVARAALEGNIEVEIEELKAALDRFLP; the protein is encoded by the coding sequence ATGACTAAATCTGAGCCACATCCAAATGAAATGTTGTCCTCACCAAGGACAAACCATCTAACCTTCGAGGATGTAGCTCATGGCGATCATTCCCACGCTGTGGATGGCGTAGCTGATCATCCTCATGTTCACAGTGAAGAATCACTACGGCGCATTGTCAACCGCCTTTCTCGCATTGAAGGTCATGTTCGTGGCATCAAAGTCATGGTGCAAGAGAGTCGTCCCTGCCCAGATGTATTGGTACAACTGGCCGCAGTTCGGGGAGCAGTAGACCGAGTGGCGCGGATGATTTTAGATGAGCATTTAACTCAGTGTGTTGCCCGTGCTGCTTTAGAAGGCAATATCGAAGTCGAAATTGAAGAGCTAAAAGCTGCCTTGGATCGCTTCTTGCCCTAG
- the bcsA gene encoding UDP-forming cellulose synthase catalytic subunit, which translates to MANPSPPLRPDPPPLATGATRRSPLDTLTDWLVNLVPSWFDRALQSLNRRQLWLLALLVLVLSLPLVTTPLKVWQQGVIAGLLVLMGWLIVRIEQQRNNPQTSEYLHLFLVWLSTVTTARYLYYRTAYTFNFDGWLNGFFCILLYGAELYAIITLFLAYFQTLKIRERQPIDLSTIPSDRLFKVDVYIPTYNEDVEIVRKTVLGALAIDYPADKKRVYILDDGRAEKYKDRRESLRQMCEELGCTLLTRDNNDHAKAGNINTAFKRTDGDLVLILDCDHIPARPILQTTVGFFYDSKVAFVQTPHWFYNPDPFERNLLTRGKVPVGNELFYKVLQKGNDFWNAAFFCGSAAVIRKDYALQIGGIATETVTEDCHTAFRLHSLGYKSVYYDQIMVAGLAPEKFSSYIGQQVRWARGMAQILRLENPLLNRKLNLTIPQRICYFSATSHFFFGFPRLMYAIAPTLFLLFGINPIRGLGLETLAYALPHILLSMYANFITYKNVRFSFWNEIYEFAMSFYAGAVTLMALINPRMGSFNVTDKGLSVTKRDFDWESARPLVVVAVLVALSVLSVPFWLILRPEDSEAVLVNMLWGIFNLVLIVAAILVSFEQPQLRRTHRLNRKLTAVIYGPDQTWRGKTEDVSESGARIVLDSWPNLPDEIELELVGDYGARAFLKARIVRGVPLNDAQTILVADFINPTQSELDALAIVLYSDVREWYSQNRTEVDDPLDSLRFIATSLTRSFQEAKPIQGQKVRKRIQTPAQLYWEGHFYTAMATEMGVRSLRLEFHEPIDALEQLRQSQPVVGVLLEDGHPLPKRLLAVVQTIEPLANSGNGDAASSTAIELRFPEQLQERQEGRIKQLLATL; encoded by the coding sequence ATGGGTTGGTTGATTGTACGCATTGAGCAGCAACGCAACAACCCGCAAACTAGCGAATATCTGCATTTGTTCTTGGTGTGGCTCAGTACAGTGACGACGGCTCGCTACCTGTACTATCGCACCGCTTACACTTTCAATTTTGACGGTTGGCTCAACGGCTTTTTTTGCATCCTCCTGTACGGGGCAGAGCTATACGCGATCATCACCCTGTTTTTGGCTTACTTCCAAACTCTGAAAATCAGAGAACGCCAACCCATTGACCTCTCTACTATTCCTAGCGATCGCTTGTTTAAGGTGGATGTTTATATTCCCACCTACAACGAAGATGTAGAGATTGTCCGCAAAACGGTTTTGGGAGCTTTAGCGATCGATTATCCTGCTGACAAAAAGCGGGTCTATATCTTAGATGATGGTCGAGCTGAGAAATATAAGGATAGACGAGAGTCTCTCCGCCAGATGTGTGAGGAACTTGGCTGCACCTTGCTGACTCGTGACAACAACGACCATGCCAAGGCAGGCAACATTAACACGGCCTTTAAGCGTACTGATGGCGACTTGGTCTTGATTTTGGACTGTGACCACATTCCTGCTCGACCTATTCTCCAAACAACGGTGGGCTTCTTTTATGATTCCAAGGTGGCATTTGTCCAGACGCCGCACTGGTTCTATAACCCAGACCCGTTTGAGCGCAACTTGCTGACTCGCGGCAAAGTGCCCGTAGGCAACGAACTCTTTTATAAAGTGCTGCAAAAAGGGAATGACTTTTGGAATGCAGCCTTTTTCTGCGGTTCGGCGGCGGTGATTCGCAAAGACTATGCCCTGCAAATTGGCGGAATTGCCACAGAAACAGTCACGGAAGACTGCCACACCGCTTTCCGGCTCCACTCCTTGGGCTATAAGTCGGTGTACTACGACCAAATCATGGTGGCAGGTTTAGCCCCAGAGAAGTTCTCTTCTTACATTGGTCAGCAAGTGCGCTGGGCTAGAGGCATGGCCCAGATTTTGCGCCTAGAAAATCCTCTGCTCAACCGCAAGCTCAACCTGACTATTCCGCAGCGGATTTGCTATTTTTCGGCGACTTCGCACTTCTTCTTTGGCTTTCCGCGTTTGATGTACGCGATCGCTCCCACCCTTTTCCTGCTATTTGGCATCAATCCGATCCGGGGTTTAGGGCTTGAGACCTTAGCCTACGCCCTGCCACATATTCTCTTGTCGATGTACGCCAACTTCATCACCTACAAGAATGTGCGGTTCTCGTTCTGGAATGAGATTTACGAATTCGCCATGTCGTTCTACGCCGGAGCCGTGACTCTGATGGCGTTGATCAATCCTAGAATGGGGTCTTTCAACGTTACCGACAAAGGGTTATCCGTCACCAAACGAGACTTTGATTGGGAATCCGCCCGTCCCTTGGTAGTAGTGGCGGTTCTGGTTGCTCTGTCGGTGCTATCCGTGCCCTTCTGGTTGATTCTGCGGCCAGAAGATAGCGAAGCTGTGTTGGTGAACATGCTGTGGGGCATCTTCAACCTAGTGTTGATTGTGGCGGCAATCCTGGTTTCATTTGAACAGCCGCAATTACGACGAACCCACCGCCTCAACCGCAAACTAACCGCAGTCATTTATGGCCCCGACCAAACCTGGAGAGGCAAAACTGAAGATGTCAGTGAGTCCGGGGCTAGAATTGTGCTCGATTCTTGGCCAAACTTACCAGACGAGATCGAGTTAGAACTCGTGGGTGACTATGGAGCCCGAGCGTTTCTCAAGGCGCGGATTGTGCGAGGAGTGCCGCTGAATGATGCCCAAACCATTTTAGTCGCTGACTTTATTAACCCTACCCAGTCAGAACTGGATGCCTTAGCGATCGTGCTCTACTCGGATGTGCGCGAGTGGTATTCCCAAAATCGTACCGAAGTAGATGACCCCCTGGATTCTCTCCGCTTTATTGCGACCAGCTTGACTCGCTCTTTCCAAGAAGCCAAGCCCATTCAGGGGCAAAAGGTGCGCAAGCGCATTCAAACTCCCGCCCAGTTATATTGGGAAGGCCATTTTTATACGGCTATGGCGACTGAGATGGGAGTTCGCAGCCTGCGGCTAGAATTTCACGAACCAATTGATGCTTTAGAGCAACTTCGGCAAAGCCAGCCCGTCGTCGGCGTGTTGCTAGAGGATGGTCATCCTTTACCCAAGCGTTTGTTGGCAGTAGTGCAAACAATAGAGCCATTAGCCAATTCTGGTAATGGAGATGCAGCATCAAGTACCGCGATCGAATTGCGCTTCCCAGAGCAATTGCAAGAACGCCAGGAAGGTCGAATCAAGCAACTTTTGGCAACGCTCTAG
- a CDS encoding DUF2555 domain-containing protein — MTTLSISSRQIEALTESDVADLATRLEQDSYTNPFDGLNDWHLLRAIAFQRPELIEPYMHLLDLEAYDEA; from the coding sequence ATGACTACGTTGAGTATTTCGAGCCGACAGATTGAAGCGTTGACTGAGTCTGATGTTGCGGATTTAGCCACACGTCTAGAGCAGGATAGCTATACCAATCCGTTTGATGGATTGAATGATTGGCATCTCCTCCGGGCGATCGCCTTTCAACGTCCTGAACTGATTGAGCCTTATATGCACCTACTAGACTTAGAAGCCTACGACGAAGCCTAG
- a CDS encoding DUF1997 domain-containing protein — MQSNFIEHQPADSAEAILHPMTGFIEPTYLNSEETTQGQTETTQFQSQFIDCMEMFAERATVAEYMDSHHGWFRRCAHPLKVETLGQNGYALILGPYGSFGYQVEPRVGLDLLPQDQGVYRIRTIPVPDYVPQGYEVDFQAALQLIEVPTEQVAEMAKIKRSAIANLPPVMTQVEWQLDLVVSLQFPKFIHTLPKNMIQNTGDRLLYQVVKQISRRLTYKVQEDFHNEIGVPFPKHFKRKSA; from the coding sequence ATGCAGTCAAATTTCATTGAACATCAACCTGCTGATTCCGCTGAGGCAATTTTGCATCCAATGACAGGGTTTATCGAGCCGACTTATTTGAATTCAGAAGAAACCACTCAGGGCCAGACAGAGACAACTCAATTTCAGAGCCAGTTCATTGACTGCATGGAAATGTTTGCTGAGCGTGCCACCGTTGCCGAGTACATGGATTCTCATCACGGTTGGTTTCGTCGCTGTGCTCATCCTCTAAAAGTTGAAACGTTGGGTCAGAATGGTTACGCGCTCATTCTCGGTCCCTACGGTTCCTTCGGTTATCAGGTAGAGCCGAGAGTCGGCTTAGATTTGCTTCCTCAAGATCAAGGGGTTTACCGAATCAGAACGATCCCGGTGCCCGACTATGTTCCTCAAGGCTATGAAGTAGATTTTCAAGCTGCGTTGCAATTGATAGAAGTGCCAACAGAGCAAGTCGCTGAAATGGCGAAAATCAAGCGCTCAGCGATCGCCAATCTACCCCCAGTAATGACGCAAGTGGAGTGGCAGTTGGATTTGGTGGTGTCGCTACAATTTCCCAAATTTATCCACACCCTACCAAAAAACATGATTCAAAATACGGGCGATCGCTTGCTTTACCAAGTGGTCAAGCAGATCTCTCGTCGCCTCACTTATAAGGTGCAAGAAGATTTTCATAACGAGATTGGGGTTCCGTTTCCAAAACACTTCAAACGGAAATCGGCTTAA
- a CDS encoding SDR family oxidoreductase, which yields MKAFVAGATGKTGRRIVEELLKRNIPVRALVRDLATVRDSFPPEVELVVGDVLKPDTLTTALGDSTVLLCATGARPSFDVTGPYKVDYEGTRNLVNAAKAHGIEHFVFVSSLCVSRLFHFLNLFGLILVWKKQAEQYLQQSGLTYTIVRPGGLTEAEGTNAVMLSQADTLFDGSIPRAQVAQVCVEALFQPTAHNQIVEVIAEAKAPARPVEELFTSVA from the coding sequence ATGAAAGCGTTTGTAGCTGGAGCCACAGGCAAAACAGGTCGCAGGATTGTAGAAGAACTACTCAAGCGCAACATTCCCGTCCGGGCATTGGTGCGCGATCTTGCAACCGTTCGGGACAGCTTCCCGCCTGAAGTGGAATTAGTGGTCGGAGATGTCTTAAAACCTGATACCTTAACCACCGCTTTAGGAGACAGCACGGTCTTGCTCTGTGCTACTGGTGCCAGACCCAGTTTTGATGTCACAGGTCCTTATAAAGTGGACTACGAGGGCACTCGAAATTTGGTGAATGCAGCCAAAGCTCACGGAATTGAGCATTTTGTTTTTGTTTCTTCCCTCTGTGTGTCACGGCTCTTCCACTTCTTGAACTTGTTCGGCCTGATTTTAGTTTGGAAAAAGCAGGCAGAGCAGTATCTGCAACAAAGCGGTCTCACTTATACGATTGTGCGACCCGGCGGTTTGACCGAGGCAGAAGGTACTAATGCAGTGATGCTGAGCCAGGCTGATACTTTGTTTGACGGCAGTATTCCCCGGGCTCAAGTTGCTCAGGTTTGTGTTGAAGCGCTATTTCAACCGACAGCCCACAACCAGATTGTGGAAGTGATTGCTGAGGCAAAGGCTCCAGCCAGACCCGTCGAGGAACTGTTTACCAGTGTGGCTTAA
- a CDS encoding alpha/beta hydrolase: MSLQAISIPPATGQAPEGLIVVLHGWGANAQDVASLLPLLSLSNCQFLCPDGPLPHPYNPPSGRMWYSFGQTPTFPVADGTGLEESRQLLTDWLQSLEGQTGVPLSRTVLAGFSQGGAMTLDVGLNLSLAGLVSLSGYWHQSSQPKSDAFPPVFMAHGLQDNVVPLSAARDARDRLLALGVSVQYQEFQMGHDVRPEVLQLMRTFVLQVLSQNRAKTSYKV, from the coding sequence TTGAGTCTACAGGCTATCTCAATTCCACCCGCAACAGGTCAAGCTCCCGAAGGACTAATCGTGGTCTTACATGGTTGGGGTGCAAATGCTCAAGATGTAGCATCGTTACTGCCCCTGCTGAGTTTGTCGAATTGTCAATTTCTCTGCCCAGACGGGCCGTTGCCTCATCCTTACAACCCACCTTCTGGGCGCATGTGGTACAGCTTTGGTCAGACGCCAACCTTCCCCGTTGCCGACGGAACAGGTCTAGAAGAAAGCCGCCAACTGCTCACCGATTGGCTCCAATCTCTAGAAGGGCAGACAGGAGTGCCACTATCGAGAACGGTTCTGGCTGGTTTCTCCCAAGGCGGCGCGATGACGTTGGATGTGGGTCTCAACTTATCGTTGGCAGGTTTGGTTTCTTTGAGCGGTTACTGGCATCAATCATCCCAACCCAAAAGCGACGCCTTTCCACCTGTGTTTATGGCGCATGGTCTGCAAGATAACGTTGTGCCTCTCAGTGCAGCGCGAGATGCGAGGGATCGACTGTTGGCGTTAGGGGTGTCAGTGCAGTATCAAGAATTTCAGATGGGGCACGATGTTCGGCCAGAAGTGTTGCAGCTCATGCGGACGTTTGTGCTTCAAGTACTGTCACAGAATCGTGCAAAAACTTCTTATAAAGTTTGA
- the coaBC gene encoding bifunctional phosphopantothenoylcysteine decarboxylase/phosphopantothenate--cysteine ligase CoaBC: protein MLQGKRVLIGISGGIAAYKICEVVSNLAKAGAEVRVILTQSAQAFVTPLTFATLSRHPAYTDQDFWQSVHGRPLHIELGEWAEVLLLAPLTANTLAKLVYGLADNLMTSTVLASTCPVLLAPAMNTDMWEQQAVQRNWQQLQADSRYHTVGPGAGILACDRVGAGRMAEPEEILPHLLSLLHTRGQRDLAGRQILISAGGTREHLDPVRFIGNPSTGKMGLALAQAALHRGAAVTLVHAPLIGVGANGCSLLKGVRSLPVISAEEMRQALLECLPNADWIVMSAAVADVKPAEYHAEKLPKRSLPTTLPLASVPDIAAEIGTLKQPHQRLIGFAAQTGDIVTPALDKLRRKKLDAIAANPVDQPDSGFGTDTNQAVLLDAHGRQVPVPQCSKLEMAHRLFDFVQTLPSG from the coding sequence ATGCTTCAAGGTAAACGAGTTTTAATCGGCATCAGTGGGGGCATTGCTGCCTACAAAATTTGTGAGGTAGTTTCCAACCTCGCCAAAGCAGGTGCCGAAGTCAGAGTGATTCTGACGCAGTCGGCGCAGGCATTTGTTACTCCCCTGACTTTTGCTACGCTGTCTCGTCATCCTGCTTATACCGATCAAGATTTTTGGCAGTCAGTCCACGGTCGTCCCCTCCATATAGAGTTAGGGGAATGGGCTGAAGTATTGTTGTTGGCTCCCCTCACCGCCAACACTCTAGCCAAGTTGGTCTACGGTTTAGCAGACAACTTAATGACGAGCACGGTTCTGGCTTCTACCTGCCCCGTCCTACTAGCTCCAGCGATGAACACAGATATGTGGGAGCAGCAGGCAGTACAACGAAACTGGCAGCAACTTCAAGCTGACTCGCGCTATCACACCGTTGGGCCAGGGGCAGGCATCTTAGCTTGCGATCGCGTTGGGGCAGGTCGGATGGCAGAACCAGAAGAAATCTTGCCGCACTTGCTTTCCTTGTTGCACACGCGAGGCCAACGAGATTTAGCTGGCAGGCAAATTTTAATTAGTGCCGGGGGGACTCGTGAGCATCTCGACCCGGTGCGCTTTATTGGCAATCCTTCTACAGGCAAGATGGGCTTAGCTCTGGCGCAAGCAGCTTTGCATCGAGGTGCTGCTGTGACGCTTGTACATGCTCCTCTAATTGGCGTAGGGGCGAATGGCTGTTCGCTCTTAAAAGGAGTGCGATCGCTGCCTGTAATCAGTGCCGAAGAAATGCGCCAAGCGTTGTTAGAGTGCTTACCCAATGCTGATTGGATTGTCATGTCAGCAGCGGTAGCCGATGTTAAACCTGCTGAATACCACGCCGAAAAACTGCCAAAGCGATCGCTTCCTACTACCCTACCGTTGGCTTCGGTGCCTGATATTGCTGCCGAAATTGGTACGCTCAAGCAACCCCACCAGCGTTTGATCGGTTTTGCAGCCCAGACAGGGGATATTGTCACCCCTGCCTTAGATAAACTGCGGCGAAAGAAACTAGATGCGATCGCAGCCAATCCAGTCGATCAACCCGATAGCGGCTTTGGCACGGATACCAATCAAGCAGTTCTGCTTGATGCTCACGGTCGTCAAGTTCCTGTGCCTCAGTGCAGCAAGCTGGAAATGGCTCACCGTTTGTTTGACTTTGTGCAAACCCTACCGTCTGGTTAA